One Micromonospora craniellae genomic region harbors:
- a CDS encoding adenylate kinase family protein, whose product MALVGPPAAGKSTVSATLGDAADLGIFRLREFAYRCRGEGRFDPGVFDTDDPLGWYRDSTVELLLTAAFAHGAYTERGLVLLENLPGNADQLQMIVKIAALSESAVGVIELVADDLTVETRSRQRRVCPTCEADPQGDPHRPAVGSETSPGHCRRCHTRLIPRRSDDPAILSARLRRYRDRIPGIRACAKDEGLPYRRVDATRGADACSEAVVAAVRSLGTPVGVTKSPSV is encoded by the coding sequence GTGGCCCTGGTAGGCCCACCCGCCGCAGGGAAATCCACCGTCTCGGCGACTTTGGGAGACGCGGCCGACCTGGGGATCTTCCGTCTGCGGGAGTTCGCCTACCGCTGTCGCGGCGAAGGCCGATTCGATCCCGGAGTCTTCGACACCGACGATCCGCTGGGCTGGTACCGCGACAGCACCGTAGAGCTCCTGCTGACCGCGGCGTTCGCCCATGGTGCCTACACCGAACGTGGCCTCGTGCTGCTGGAGAACCTTCCCGGCAATGCCGACCAGCTCCAGATGATTGTGAAGATCGCTGCGTTGTCCGAGTCAGCAGTGGGTGTGATCGAGCTGGTGGCGGACGACCTGACTGTCGAGACGCGCTCGCGACAGCGCCGGGTCTGCCCCACCTGCGAGGCCGACCCGCAGGGCGATCCGCACCGGCCCGCTGTCGGCAGCGAAACGTCACCTGGCCACTGCCGACGCTGCCACACCCGCCTCATTCCCCGGCGCAGCGACGACCCCGCCATACTCAGCGCCCGACTGCGACGCTACCGAGATCGAATCCCGGGGATCCGCGCGTGCGCCAAGGACGAGGGACTGCCGTACCGCAGAGTCGACGCAACGCGGGGTGCTGATGCCTGTAGCGAGGCGGTGGTGGCGGCCGTCCGATCACTCGGCACTCCAGTCGGTGTTACCAAGTCCCCGTCTGTCTGA
- a CDS encoding phosphotransferase, translating into MIPDQVVAKLLAALTRATGVDVVRREPIQVWQLSGVERLHLRGGTTVVFKYATVPFTHEGRTLTYLAAHGVPVPLVHGSAIIENTLGMLMEDLGPAVREANEHDAAVAAAKLHAIGPSPGLVTLDESTLRTLPARSLAHVQQLGGSGILADARSLALLFHTLSRVAADRVAGANLAPFSTCHSELHPTSVHITEHGWHLLDLAKAFNGPSVLDLATWHGTRNAPDPPRLRSLLTRYVQAGGHPHALSDRAGLPAETWALAWHRIWAAETLLHQATIASDQPALGLIDVIRRQASTALELLKIR; encoded by the coding sequence GTGATACCCGATCAGGTTGTAGCCAAGCTCCTGGCCGCCCTCACCCGCGCCACTGGCGTCGACGTCGTACGCCGGGAACCGATCCAGGTCTGGCAGCTCAGCGGCGTCGAACGCCTACACCTGCGAGGCGGCACGACCGTGGTCTTCAAATACGCTACTGTCCCGTTCACTCACGAGGGCCGCACACTAACGTACCTGGCCGCGCACGGTGTTCCCGTACCCCTGGTTCATGGCTCCGCCATCATCGAGAACACCCTCGGCATGCTGATGGAGGATCTCGGCCCAGCAGTCCGCGAAGCGAATGAGCACGACGCCGCCGTCGCCGCCGCGAAATTACACGCCATCGGTCCCTCACCAGGGCTCGTCACTCTCGACGAGAGCACCCTTCGCACGCTACCCGCGCGAAGTCTGGCCCACGTACAACAGCTCGGCGGTAGCGGCATACTCGCCGACGCCCGCAGCCTGGCCCTACTGTTTCACACCCTGAGTCGCGTCGCCGCGGACCGAGTAGCCGGCGCAAACCTGGCGCCGTTCAGCACCTGCCACTCAGAACTACATCCCACCTCGGTGCACATCACCGAACATGGCTGGCACCTCCTCGACCTCGCCAAAGCCTTCAACGGGCCCAGCGTTCTCGACCTCGCCACCTGGCACGGCACCCGCAACGCGCCCGACCCACCACGACTGCGCAGTCTGCTCACCCGCTATGTTCAAGCAGGCGGCCACCCCCATGCCCTCAGCGACCGGGCTGGCCTACCGGCCGAAACCTGGGCACTCGCCTGGCACCGAATCTGGGCAGCGGAAACCCTGCTCCACCAAGCCACCATCGCCAGCGATCAACCCGCACTTGGCCTCATCGACGTGATTCGCCGCCAAGCCAGCACCGCGCTTGAACTCCTCAAAATCCGATAG
- a CDS encoding HD domain-containing protein — MTVLTAPRHPLIRQALADARTWCTGQTIDERPALVHAVRVAVTLTRHLPGVSPELVAATLLHDAPEFAPRELDLDAVLTARYGREVSRVIHALQVEHHALDQHNPPIITHDRPVLLTSTADKIVALASLVRRARASGAPDAFFAARPSLLRLLPHFHEFHQAAAGLLPAGMADELGHVLHLLDQATATARTEMRMRGPHR, encoded by the coding sequence GTGACCGTTCTCACCGCGCCACGTCACCCACTCATCCGTCAAGCCCTTGCCGACGCCCGGACCTGGTGCACCGGACAGACTATCGATGAACGGCCGGCGCTCGTGCACGCCGTCCGGGTCGCGGTCACCCTCACTCGGCACCTACCGGGCGTGTCGCCGGAGCTGGTCGCCGCAACGCTTTTGCACGACGCCCCGGAGTTCGCCCCGCGAGAGCTGGACCTCGACGCCGTCCTCACCGCTCGCTACGGCCGGGAAGTATCCCGGGTCATCCATGCGCTACAGGTCGAGCACCACGCCCTCGATCAGCACAATCCGCCGATCATCACACACGACCGGCCCGTCCTCCTCACGTCGACCGCCGACAAGATCGTCGCTCTCGCCTCCCTGGTACGCCGCGCTCGTGCCAGCGGCGCCCCGGACGCCTTCTTCGCGGCCCGGCCCAGTTTGCTGCGTCTTCTGCCGCACTTCCACGAATTCCACCAGGCCGCCGCCGGCTTGCTCCCCGCCGGCATGGCCGACGAACTCGGGCACGTCCTGCACCTGCTCGACCAGGCAACCGCGACTGCCCGGACCGAAATGCGAATGCGGGGGCCGCACCGGTGA
- a CDS encoding transcriptional regulator encodes MAEANILLDAFLERAALSHAGLAKQLNSLDDGLRYDHASVARWIRDHAIPRDPVPVMICRILGDRLGTTVTPADIGMTRDRTGTDPPGLPQALDRAAALWRSDQRGHRPRSTVTGPQAIAPVWEWENPPEDDDVSHLGQRQVDPADIARLQHARARYQEMYRRVGGVPVKARIMDTLTGQAAPLLRAAYDNTRGRELYRAVGGLTALAGVCAYDADQQPLAQRHLLSALRLAKASGDRAFGAYVVALMANQALYLDEYRLVVQYAQAGLRAAGTVISPALTADLHALAGKAYARMGNAPDSHQHLRHAETVAGRIIHDGSPVEVSYVQPGLVETQVAEALRRLGDLIAAQTYAEESVRTGATTHLRGQAHRYAGLSLILTARGNLERSVQTASQMLDRVSGMESGRLHDRVNQVISALRPHSTHPTVADLLERAQPHQTPTGT; translated from the coding sequence GTGGCCGAGGCGAACATCCTGCTCGATGCCTTTCTGGAACGCGCCGCGCTGTCCCACGCCGGCCTAGCCAAGCAACTCAACAGCCTCGACGACGGACTGCGCTACGATCACGCCTCCGTCGCCCGCTGGATCCGGGACCACGCGATCCCCCGCGACCCCGTACCAGTGATGATCTGCCGCATCCTCGGCGACCGACTCGGCACCACTGTGACACCGGCGGACATCGGCATGACGCGGGACCGGACCGGCACCGACCCGCCCGGCTTACCTCAGGCCCTGGACAGGGCCGCCGCGCTGTGGCGCAGTGACCAGAGAGGCCACAGGCCCAGGTCGACCGTCACCGGGCCGCAGGCGATAGCGCCAGTGTGGGAGTGGGAGAACCCACCCGAAGACGACGACGTGTCACACCTCGGACAGCGGCAGGTCGACCCGGCCGACATCGCCCGGCTACAGCATGCGCGAGCCCGCTATCAGGAGATGTATCGGCGTGTCGGCGGCGTACCCGTCAAGGCCCGCATCATGGACACCCTCACCGGGCAGGCGGCACCGTTGCTCCGCGCCGCCTACGACAACACCCGGGGGCGGGAGCTGTACCGGGCCGTGGGCGGGCTAACCGCCCTCGCGGGGGTGTGCGCGTACGACGCCGACCAACAACCCCTCGCACAACGTCACCTGCTGAGCGCCCTGCGACTGGCCAAAGCCTCCGGCGACCGGGCGTTCGGCGCTTACGTCGTCGCGCTCATGGCCAACCAAGCCCTCTACCTGGACGAATACCGCCTCGTCGTGCAGTATGCCCAAGCCGGCCTAAGGGCAGCAGGCACTGTCATCTCCCCAGCTCTGACCGCGGACCTACACGCACTCGCAGGGAAGGCATACGCCCGCATGGGGAACGCGCCCGACAGCCACCAACACCTCCGGCACGCCGAAACCGTCGCCGGGCGCATCATCCACGACGGAAGCCCAGTCGAAGTGTCCTACGTCCAACCCGGCCTGGTCGAAACCCAGGTCGCCGAGGCCCTACGTCGGCTCGGCGACCTCATTGCCGCGCAGACCTACGCCGAGGAATCCGTACGGACTGGCGCCACCACCCATCTACGCGGGCAGGCCCATCGGTACGCGGGGCTGTCACTCATCCTGACCGCGCGAGGGAACCTCGAGCGCAGCGTGCAGACCGCGTCGCAGATGCTCGACCGGGTCAGCGGAATGGAATCCGGGCGCCTGCACGACCGAGTGAACCAGGTCATCTCCGCATTACGTCCCCACTCGACCCACCCGACAGTCGCCGACCTCCTCGAACGCGCCCAACCGCACCAAACACCGACAGGAACCTGA
- a CDS encoding NUDIX hydrolase codes for MRWIIHSERDLYRDQWVHVASADVELPDGRHLDHRIIRTAAPGAGLAVVSDNKVLLIWRHRFITDTWGWEIPHGSIRPGEDPADAALREAEEETGWRPERPIQPLVYSQPSPGLMTSEHHIFKANAAVYIGPPKDGFESDKVEWVPLADIPELIIKKQIVAGTTLVALLFLLAHRPTAG; via the coding sequence ATGCGCTGGATAATTCACTCCGAACGCGACCTTTACCGCGACCAATGGGTCCACGTCGCCAGCGCCGACGTGGAACTACCCGACGGCCGGCACCTCGACCACCGCATCATCCGTACCGCCGCGCCCGGAGCCGGCCTCGCCGTCGTCAGCGACAATAAGGTCCTCCTCATCTGGCGACACCGGTTCATCACCGACACCTGGGGCTGGGAAATCCCCCACGGCAGCATCCGCCCCGGCGAAGACCCCGCCGACGCCGCCCTCCGCGAAGCCGAGGAAGAAACCGGCTGGCGACCGGAGCGACCGATCCAACCGCTCGTCTACAGCCAACCCTCACCCGGGCTGATGACCAGCGAACACCACATATTCAAAGCCAACGCCGCCGTCTACATCGGCCCACCCAAAGACGGCTTCGAAAGCGACAAGGTTGAATGGGTGCCACTCGCCGACATCCCGGAACTCATTATCAAAAAGCAAATCGTCGCCGGAACGACCCTCGTTGCCCTGCTCTTTCTGCTCGCCCACCGCCCTACTGCCGGATAA
- a CDS encoding IS3 family transposase (programmed frameshift) yields MAVAEDGVMSRKKGPRSGGPRARRSFTPGQKLELLAGYEKAVAAGDGGAFLRREGLYSSLMSEWRRARDAGLLQGKPAGQTVGRPSAEQAEIARLRRELELAQAKLARTETALTIMGKAPRALGGHLQERAGRSGRVRARQTLMDTYHQLTSAKVPTREAKRLTGIARSSADRDRRRPTPARPMRRTPANALTLAEREHVLRLVNSPEFVDAAPAQIYAALLDQGVYVGSIATMYRILREHEQVRERRRQARRPARQRPELVADAPRQVYTWDITKLAGPVKGIYYDAYVMIDVYSRYIVGVRVHARESGPLAENMMREVFDVHGVPHVVHADRGTSMTSKSVADLLEDLQVARSHSRPKTSNDNPYSEAWFKTLKYAPVFPNRFASLAHSRAFMNDFVTWYNHAHRHSGIGLHTPADVHHGRHHQVHAARLDTLAAARAAHPERFGATTRTTPKILDLPEQVWINQPQPQPQQQAA; encoded by the exons ATGGCCGTGGCCGAGGATGGGGTCATGAGTCGTAAGAAGGGACCGCGTTCGGGTGGTCCGCGTGCCCGCCGGTCGTTCACCCCGGGTCAGAAGTTGGAGCTACTGGCCGGATACGAGAAGGCCGTCGCGGCCGGTGACGGTGGGGCGTTCCTGCGGCGTGAGGGCTTGTACTCGTCGTTGATGTCGGAGTGGCGCCGGGCCCGTGACGCCGGGTTGTTGCAGGGCAAGCCGGCTGGGCAGACGGTAGGGCGGCCGTCGGCGGAGCAGGCGGAGATCGCCCGGTTGCGCCGTGAGCTGGAACTGGCGCAGGCGAAGTTGGCGCGGACGGAGACGGCGTTGACGATCATGGGAAAAGCGC CGCGAGCTCTTGGAGGACATCTCCAGGAGCGAGCCGGACGGTCCGGACGTGTTCGGGCTCGGCAGACGCTGATGGACACCTACCACCAGCTGACCAGCGCGAAGGTCCCGACGCGGGAGGCGAAGCGGCTGACCGGGATCGCTCGGTCCAGCGCGGATCGGGACCGGCGGCGTCCGACACCGGCCCGGCCGATGCGACGCACGCCAGCGAACGCGCTCACCCTGGCCGAGCGGGAGCATGTGCTGCGGCTGGTGAACAGCCCGGAGTTCGTCGACGCGGCCCCGGCGCAGATCTACGCGGCGCTGCTGGATCAGGGTGTGTACGTCGGCTCGATCGCCACCATGTACCGGATCTTGCGCGAACACGAGCAGGTCCGCGAGCGTCGCCGGCAGGCCCGGCGCCCGGCCCGGCAGCGCCCGGAGCTGGTCGCCGACGCGCCGCGGCAGGTCTACACGTGGGACATCACGAAACTCGCTGGCCCCGTGAAAGGGATCTACTACGACGCGTACGTGATGATCGACGTCTACTCCCGGTACATCGTCGGCGTCCGCGTGCACGCCCGCGAGTCCGGCCCGCTTGCCGAGAACATGATGCGCGAGGTGTTCGACGTCCACGGCGTCCCCCACGTGGTCCACGCCGACCGGGGCACGTCTATGACCTCGAAATCGGTCGCTGACCTGCTCGAAGACCTTCAGGTAGCCCGCTCGCACTCGCGGCCCAAGACGTCCAACGACAACCCGTACAGCGAAGCATGGTTCAAGACGTTGAAGTACGCGCCGGTCTTCCCCAACCGGTTCGCGTCGCTCGCCCACTCCCGAGCGTTCATGAACGACTTCGTCACCTGGTACAACCACGCCCACCGGCACTCCGGAATCGGCCTGCACACCCCCGCCGACGTCCACCACGGCCGCCACCACCAAGTCCACGCCGCACGCCTCGACACTCTCGCCGCAGCCCGCGCCGCGCATCCGGAACGGTTCGGCGCCACCACCCGGACCACACCAAAGATCCTCGACCTGCCCGAACAGGTCTGGATCAACCAACCCCAGCCCCAGCCGCAACAACAAGCCGCTTAA
- a CDS encoding glycosyltransferase family protein → MTRSVLNQPVVAYAVADCVAAGAHEIAVVTAPGETGRQVRHYFSEDHDLRAFFAHRGWHDKYTSVADLHTQAEFTFIEQPRDDRYGTALPAILAAEFIANDDFLLIAGDDLLLRGVGRW, encoded by the coding sequence TTGACACGTTCCGTCCTCAACCAGCCGGTCGTCGCCTACGCGGTCGCTGACTGCGTCGCCGCCGGCGCGCACGAGATCGCCGTCGTCACCGCGCCCGGCGAGACGGGCCGCCAGGTACGCCACTACTTCAGCGAGGACCACGACCTGCGGGCGTTCTTCGCTCACCGCGGCTGGCACGACAAGTACACCTCGGTCGCCGACCTACACACGCAGGCCGAGTTCACCTTCATCGAACAACCCCGCGACGACCGGTACGGCACCGCACTGCCCGCCATCCTCGCTGCCGAGTTCATCGCCAACGACGACTTCCTTCTCATTGCCGGCGACGACCTTCTGTTGCGCGGGGTCGGACGGTGGTGA
- a CDS encoding YrhB domain-containing protein encodes MKRLARSHLPSSLTALKVRAGEWVIIGAWEHETAWSVGYQSRAFIESGDIHDSLVGNGPVVVPKSGADPWLA; translated from the coding sequence ATGAAGAGGCTCGCGAGGTCGCATTTGCCTTCCTCGCTGACCGCGTTGAAGGTTCGCGCCGGTGAATGGGTGATCATCGGTGCGTGGGAGCACGAGACCGCATGGTCCGTGGGCTACCAGTCCCGCGCCTTCATCGAGTCAGGCGACATACACGATTCGTTGGTAGGCAACGGACCTGTCGTCGTGCCCAAGTCCGGCGCGGATCCATGGCTGGCCTGA
- a CDS encoding DinB family protein: protein MIDEFAKDNLHGRLRRDRKALLWKLDGLSEYDARRPLTATGTNLIGLVKHVATVEARYFGEVFDRPSPEPLPRWQDSKGSDLWATEDETRDQIIGFYRRTWEHSDATINELPLDAPGHVPWWPKPYADTNLFAIMVHVLGESIRHAGHADILREGLDGRTGLRAEHEQPIDEEARAAYCAKIEQAARSAAPIKAY, encoded by the coding sequence ATGATCGACGAATTCGCGAAAGACAACCTGCACGGGAGACTGCGGCGGGACCGCAAGGCGCTGCTCTGGAAACTCGACGGCTTGTCCGAGTACGACGCCCGCCGACCTTTGACAGCGACCGGGACCAACCTCATCGGCCTGGTCAAGCATGTGGCCACCGTCGAGGCCAGGTACTTCGGCGAGGTCTTCGACCGCCCTTCCCCGGAACCGCTGCCCCGGTGGCAGGACTCCAAGGGCAGCGATCTGTGGGCGACTGAGGACGAAACCCGCGATCAGATCATCGGGTTCTACCGGCGTACGTGGGAACACTCGGATGCGACGATCAACGAGCTTCCCCTCGACGCCCCCGGTCACGTGCCGTGGTGGCCGAAGCCGTATGCCGACACGAACCTGTTCGCCATCATGGTCCATGTCCTCGGCGAGTCCATCCGGCATGCCGGGCACGCCGATATCCTGCGCGAGGGCCTCGACGGCCGGACCGGGTTGCGCGCCGAACACGAGCAGCCAATCGACGAGGAAGCCCGTGCAGCCTACTGCGCGAAGATTGAGCAGGCCGCCAGGTCGGCCGCGCCAATCAAGGCTTATTAG
- a CDS encoding N-acetyltransferase: protein MRLTLVELDRPVGERFWFPFTYEEAGLGFNNLWWYGSPVYPHSKSVFLRVVENNNEVARVHLDNEVEIDHYADVPPLGATALEIQFIEVHDDHRGCGIGRAVIGLLHNRYPDRRLVAFSEGADGFWSSLGWRRHLHADPEEASFFRPLFIQPRA, encoded by the coding sequence ATGCGCCTCACCCTGGTCGAACTCGACCGCCCAGTGGGCGAGCGGTTCTGGTTTCCGTTCACGTACGAGGAAGCAGGCCTCGGATTCAACAACCTATGGTGGTACGGCAGCCCCGTCTATCCCCATTCCAAGAGCGTCTTTCTGCGAGTTGTAGAGAACAACAACGAGGTCGCGCGGGTTCACCTGGACAACGAGGTCGAGATCGATCACTATGCCGACGTTCCGCCACTGGGAGCCACCGCACTCGAGATTCAGTTCATTGAGGTGCACGACGATCACCGCGGCTGCGGCATCGGCCGCGCTGTCATCGGCCTCCTTCACAACCGCTACCCAGACCGTCGGCTCGTGGCCTTCTCCGAGGGCGCCGACGGCTTCTGGTCATCTCTCGGTTGGCGTCGCCACCTTCACGCCGATCCCGAGGAGGCGTCGTTCTTCCGACCGCTCTTCATCCAGCCACGGGCGTAA
- a CDS encoding creatininase family protein has protein sequence MGLISGATTTDEANRAADVAVLPVGSFEQHGDHLPLMTDTIVACAIAQAAATAYELLLLPPVTISCSQEHAGWPGSVSIRSSTLTRIITDVAESLSRAGVDRLVVVNGHGGNYVLSNVVQEANVAGRRMALYPRRQDWETARQHAGLSSTSHDDMHAGEIETSLLLHLCPELVRPGYQTADHLADRPDLLVLGMRGYTDTGVIGKPSAATAGKGKAVLESLTRSFAASLALLR, from the coding sequence ATGGGCTTGATCTCTGGAGCGACGACCACGGACGAGGCGAACCGGGCTGCGGATGTCGCCGTACTGCCGGTGGGCAGTTTCGAGCAGCACGGCGACCACCTTCCACTGATGACGGACACCATCGTGGCCTGCGCGATCGCACAAGCTGCCGCAACCGCGTACGAGTTGTTGCTGCTGCCCCCGGTGACGATCAGTTGCTCGCAGGAGCACGCGGGATGGCCCGGCTCGGTGAGTATCCGCTCGTCCACCCTGACCCGCATCATCACTGATGTCGCGGAGTCACTGAGCCGGGCTGGCGTCGACCGCTTGGTCGTGGTCAACGGTCACGGCGGGAACTACGTGCTGTCCAACGTCGTGCAGGAGGCGAACGTCGCCGGACGCCGCATGGCCCTGTACCCGAGGCGGCAGGACTGGGAGACCGCCCGCCAGCACGCCGGGCTGAGCAGCACAAGTCATGACGACATGCACGCCGGGGAGATCGAAACCTCTCTGCTACTGCACCTCTGCCCCGAACTCGTCCGGCCCGGATACCAGACCGCCGACCACCTCGCGGACCGCCCGGATCTGCTCGTACTCGGGATGCGCGGCTACACCGACACCGGAGTCATCGGCAAACCATCCGCTGCTACGGCCGGCAAGGGAAAGGCAGTCCTGGAGAGCCTGACCAGGTCTTTCGCGGCGAGTCTCGCGCTGCTCAGATAG
- a CDS encoding helix-turn-helix transcriptional regulator, which translates to MIEPQQVQDAKRALGAKLALRRRSRGLTQADLAARVYSTRSTVAGVERGHQVADRVFWQRCERLLDTDGQLLATYDEYQSLRLQFDQERRRARQHARWGETDDDLPQSPGGVGAATGQTASSDPTEKAWSTDLPAAPMPGQRLASVTVDPALALHWNEMLQLLAVSHNAFGSRQVYGVVCRELPIVRHYRHVAPDDLKPRLLAVEARWAEFASWTADSLGDVGAATHWLDHALTLANRAGDKRMAAYIFMRQAQQAVDRSEGTSATGLARTAETIVPLTDRDRALCLIRQAQGHALRGDRPRSLTAITAARELVDRATGDVADDADTIGRHCTDAYLRAHEGYCLLRLGQARAAVDVLEDVLNGWPVDYRQDEALTRGWLALSYVATNRLAEAGAEGSRALTLAAATASARAMRSLRQVHLRLAGTTTSADVTEFRNAFSLVESTVKL; encoded by the coding sequence GTGATCGAGCCACAGCAGGTCCAGGACGCCAAGCGTGCGCTGGGTGCGAAGCTCGCGCTCCGGCGCAGGTCGCGTGGTCTGACGCAGGCTGACCTCGCCGCTCGGGTGTACAGCACCCGCAGCACCGTCGCTGGTGTCGAGCGGGGTCACCAGGTCGCTGACCGGGTCTTCTGGCAGCGCTGCGAAAGGTTGCTGGACACCGATGGGCAACTCCTCGCCACCTACGACGAGTACCAGAGCCTCAGGCTGCAATTCGATCAGGAGAGGCGCCGGGCGAGGCAGCACGCGCGGTGGGGTGAGACCGACGATGATCTGCCACAGTCGCCGGGCGGCGTCGGTGCCGCGACGGGCCAAACGGCGTCGAGCGACCCTACGGAGAAGGCGTGGTCGACCGACCTGCCGGCTGCCCCGATGCCCGGCCAGCGGTTAGCCTCGGTGACGGTTGATCCGGCGTTGGCGTTGCACTGGAACGAGATGCTCCAGCTCCTTGCGGTCTCCCACAATGCTTTCGGCTCACGGCAGGTCTATGGTGTTGTCTGCCGGGAGTTGCCGATCGTCCGTCATTACCGACATGTGGCCCCAGACGATCTCAAGCCGCGTTTGCTGGCGGTGGAGGCACGATGGGCGGAGTTCGCGTCGTGGACTGCCGACAGCCTCGGAGATGTCGGCGCAGCGACGCACTGGCTCGACCACGCGCTCACCCTGGCGAACCGAGCGGGCGACAAGCGGATGGCCGCCTACATTTTCATGCGCCAAGCGCAGCAAGCCGTGGACCGATCTGAGGGCACCTCGGCCACAGGACTTGCCCGCACCGCCGAGACCATCGTGCCGCTCACCGACCGCGACCGTGCCCTGTGCCTGATTCGCCAAGCCCAGGGACACGCTCTGCGCGGCGACCGACCCCGATCGCTCACCGCGATCACGGCCGCACGAGAACTCGTCGACCGGGCGACAGGTGACGTCGCAGACGACGCGGACACCATCGGCCGCCACTGCACCGACGCCTATCTTCGAGCGCATGAGGGCTACTGCCTGCTACGCCTCGGTCAGGCTCGGGCCGCGGTTGATGTTCTTGAGGACGTCCTGAACGGTTGGCCTGTCGACTACCGGCAGGACGAAGCGCTCACACGAGGCTGGCTCGCCCTGTCCTACGTCGCGACGAACCGTCTTGCCGAGGCGGGCGCCGAGGGTAGCCGGGCCTTGACCCTCGCCGCCGCGACGGCTTCTGCGAGGGCGATGCGTTCGCTGCGCCAGGTGCATCTCCGACTCGCAGGCACGACGACATCTGCCGACGTGACTGAGTTCCGTAATGCCTTCTCCCTCGTCGAGTCCACGGTCAAACTCTGA